The stretch of DNA TGATTCCGATTAAAGTTTTGAGTGCTATCTCACTTCTCTGCATATGCCAACACCTCTTTTGTTTCGAATTCGAGATAATTATAACGTGAATACACAATAAAGTAAAGTACTTAGTTTAATTTTTATACTTAAATGATTGAAAAACTCTAAAAATGGGTATAAAATCATGGCAAATAATGTAAAGTGATTATTTGAGGAGGAACGATTATGGCAACAATTAAAAAAGGACATAATAAATATTATGTGGGTGAGTCTGAAAAACATCCAGAAGCGTTAATGACATACGTACCGGGAGAAACACAAATTATCATTGATCATACGATAGTCGGTGAATCGTTAAGAGGGCAAGGTGTTGGTAAACAATTGGTTGAGGCAGCGGTAAAAGATGCGCGTGAGCATCACTTTAAGATTCATGCAACATGCCCATTTGCAAAAGGGGTTTTAGAGCGTACACCAGAATATCATGATGTTTATGGGGGATAATGTGTAGTCTATGTTGTAAACATCTAGACCATAAAGTTTATAAAAAAGAACATATCAAAAAATTTCTATCGAAACGTCATCAAGTGTTGGGGGTAACCCTATATAAAAAGCCGAGCAGAGCTCGGCTTTTTATATATTGCAGAAGTTAGAGCGCATATACATCTTTTAATGCTAATGAGGGTAAGGTTTTTGTTGGATTTGATTCGTATTCATTTTTAATGGGACATGGTAATGCTCACAGTTTTCCCAAGATAAATGTGATTTGAAAATTTCAAAGCCTTGATTGAAAAAGGCTGAGAGGGCGTTCAAAGTTTCTGAATTCATCGATTTCATTTCGTAAATGAGTTCTGTCAATTGTGAATCAAAATAAGCGCCCTCTATTAACGGTTGCTCAAAAGTAAAGCTTTGATCAACAAAAGGATAAGGTAAAATGAAAAATGTAGGACCTTCAAAGCGATCATCGCCAAACCAGAAGCCGAACTCAATGAAATGTTCATCGAAAGCGGCGTATTCAATGATTTGTGTGGGTTCAAACATTTCATGAAATGCATTGTAATGAATTAAACAAGAAATATCAAAAGTCCCCCAAAAAAGACCTGGATTCATCTTACGGGCACGGTAAGGTGCAATAAAATATTGAAGTGCACGTGTTGCAAAGGCCATTAGCTGTAAAACGCTACGGCTTGTCTCTTCATTATAATGGCAGTGATGAGTGTCTTTAGAAAATAAAGTCGTGTCCGTCACTTCTTGAGGGCGTTCATTGATTGTTACTTCAATACCGTTTCGGAAGAGCGCCTGTTGGATTTGTTGATAATAGCTTTGAATGGTAATACCATCTTTTAAAGGGATTTTTTCTGAAGCGGTTTGTGTCTCAACTAAAATGAAGTGGTCGACTAAGTTGATACTGATGCTGTATGTGGACGATTGATAAAATAAAAGGCCTGTAGAAAATCCAGTTGTTGTTATATCAAGAACAACGTGTCTCCATTGTGGTTCCTGAAAAGCACTTGCCAGCTTATGCTTACCTAAAATTTGAGATAGGCGATGAAGTGTTTCTTTTTCGTTTTTCCAATCTGCAAGTTTTAACATTTTAAAAACCTCCAATTATCATAGTTGTTATATTGTGTAAATTATATCATAAATATCTAAAAATAAATGATGCCGCTTTCTGTTTGTTACAAATGAGTAAGAGATAGTAATAATATTATGATTATAAAGTAATTACATCAAGAAAATAATAATAAGTTTTAGTAGAATTTTTTTACCGGATTAATCATTCAATCTTATGATGACAACAATCGGACGAACGAAAAAAGATTGCATCACTTTATTTTAAAAGTAAAAAAGTTTTAAGTTAAAGAGAAAATAGTGTATTTTTTGTTTGTGAAGGCGTATCATAGAATGAGCGAGTCATAAGTTTTAAAATAAAAATTATGGTAAATTAAGAGTAAGGAAAACATAAATTGATGCACAGTATAATACTTGTCGATAGATGTTTATATTATTTTGACATAGTATTTTTGTCATGAAGGCTAGATATCTTTCGATGTTCCGTCTGTAAAGAACGGTGCTACAAGATACGCACATAGAATAGTTTTTTCTGTTTGGCACGATGATAGATGTATAACATGTCTCAATTTATGTGTGACTTAAGCTTATTCAAGGAGATGAAATGCATATGATAGTAGAAGAAATTCAGGGCAACATTGCTCATTTATCTCAAGATGAAAAAAATGTTCATATTGAAAAAGTGTATTTAGAGAACTCTGACTTAGTGAAGCGGATTCAGCGTGTGACATCTGATCACGGTACAGAGATTGGTATTCGTTTAAGCCAACCTATCGACTTGCAGTATGGTGATATTTTGTATAGAGATGAAAAAAACATGATTATTGTTGATGTGAATTCTGAAGATGTTATTGTGATTCGCCCACGTACGATTAAAGAAATGGGAGATATTGCTCATCAATTGGGAAACCGTCATTTACCTGCACAGTTCACGGATGATAATGAAATGCTAGTTCAGTACGATTACCTCGTAGAAGATTTGCTAAAAGATAAAGGAATCCCATATCAACGTGAAGATCGTAAAGTCAATCAAGCGTTTAAACATATAGGACATTCTCATGATTAATCAAGCATATTTGAAGCTCTTTCAATTTTGTGACTCACAGTTTCCGACCGGCGCGTTTAGCCATTCTTTTGGGTTGGAAACGTATATTCAACGGGGTGACATTCATGATGGCGCTTCATTTCAAACATGGTTGAAAGTTTTCTTAACAGAGCAATTGACCTATACAGATGGTTTGGCGATGCGTCTTGTCTATGATGCGATTGAATCAGGTGAGAAATCGTCTATTGAAAACTTAGATCAATTGCTTTTTGTACAAAACATACCGCGAGAAACGAGAAATGGAACAAAACAAATGGGCAAGCGGATGATTCAGCTTGCACGGACACTTTATAAGGATGAATGGCTTGAATGGTATGGTGATAAAGCTGCAGCCTATGAGTTGCATACGCATCCTGCAGTCGTATTTACTTTGCTAGGTCATCATTTAGGGATTGACATTGAAAAAATTATAGATTATTTCTACTATCAAAATGTTTCCAGTTTGACACAAAATGCTGTTCGAGCAATTCCACTAGGTCAAACAGAAGGACAGAAAATTGTCGCAGAAATGATTCCTTTTATTACGCAGACACGTGAGAATGTGATGCAGTTGGATGAAGCGGATTTTGGTTTGACAGCGCCAGGGCTTGAAATGAATCAATTGGAGCATGAAGATGTTGATGTACGTATTTTTATTTCATAGGAGGGAACAGAGATGAAACCAATTAAAATTGGTATCGGTGGACCTGTTGGCGCAGGGAAAACACAACTCATTGAAAAATTAGTGAAACGTTTATCAGAAGAAAAAAGTATCGGTGTAATCACAAATGATATTTACACAAAAGAAGACCAAAAAATATTAGTGAATTCAGGTGTGTTACCTGAAGATCGTATTATTGGTGTGGAAACAGGTGGATGTCCACATACGGCAATTCGTGAAGATGCCTCCATGAATTTTGCTGCAATTGATGAATTAATGGAACGTCACTCAGATATTGAATTGATTTTTATTGAATCTGGTGGAGATAATTTAGCTGCGACATTTAGTCCGGAACTGGTTGATTTTTCAATCTATATTATCGATGTTGCACAAGGAGAAAAAATCCCACGTAAAGGCGGACAAGGGATGATTAAATCGGATTATTTTGTGATTAATAAAACGGATTTAGCCCCTTATGTGGGTGCTTCTTTAGAACGCATGGCTGAAGATACTGACAAATTCCGAAAAAATCGTCCATTCGCGTTTACCAATTTAAAGACGGATGAGGGATTAGACCAAGTTTTAGATTGGATAAAAAAGGATGTCTTTTTTGAAGGATTAGAATAATGGCAATTTCTAAGTGGACAGGTGAATTAGATTTAATATTCAAACATGACGGTAGTCGCACGGTAAATGGCAAAACGTACTTTCAAGGCGGACTCAAGGTCATTCGACCGACTTACTTGAATGGAAGTCCTCACCCGACGATGTTTCTGATTAATCTTGGTGGTGGATTTGTTGATGGTGACCGCTACCGTATGAACATTCACTTTGAGTCAGGGGCTCATGCGGTATTAACGACTCAAGGTGCAACGATTGTATTTAAAACTTTGGAAGATAAAGTAGAGCAGTATCAAAGTTTTCAACTTGATGAGGGTGCTTTTATGGAATTTGTGAGCGACCCCATTATTGGTTATTCAGACGCAAAGTATTACCAGGCTAATCGATTTGATTTAAGTCCGACAGCTTCTATGTTTTATACGGATATTTTAACGCCTGGATACGATGAAGATGGACGTCAGTTTAAATATCATTATTTACATCTCAAAAATGAAATTTACGTTGATCATCGATTGGTCGTGTTTGATAATTTAAAGCTGGATACGCAAAAAAATCAAGTGACGCAAATGGGCTATATGGAAGGATTTACGCATATGGGTTCATGTTATTATATTAGTCCAGGTGTTAATCAGAAAGTAGTTGAGGCTGTACAAAGTGTAGTGATGCCTTATATCAGCGAACGTTGCCGTGTCGGTGTAACGTTACTGCCTACCCATGGCTTAACATTTCGTATTTTGGCTTATTCCACGGATGATATTCAACGTGTGATTCATGCGGTACATCAATTTGTGATGGAGACGTATCATGAAGAAGAAGCACAATTTTTAAGAAAATATTAGGTTCTCTATTAATTGGACTGATGAAGAAACGCTCACAATTTCTCATCAGTCCAATTTTGGATTTGAATATAAAAGTGCATAGAAAAATGATATGTTTCGTTACAAACTGTTTCGGTATGTCATACATGTTCTTTCAGTTATGAGATAGGGTGGATATTAGCAAGGCATCCATTTGTTTTTGAATGGTTAGCATAACGATGATTGCTTTCTTGATGATTTCATCCTATTCAATTGTATTCAAATGAGACATCTTTCGGATTGAGGTTTGTGACAACCAAAATAAGGCCACCCCTATGAATAAACTTGCAAACAAGATGATGACAAAATGACTGTTTAATATATTTCCGATTGTTCCACCTAAAAGGGCGCCTATAGGTGCTAATGAAGTCGATACACCAATCATTGAGCCCATGGCCATACCTAGCTGATCTGCGTTGACTTTCAACTGTACAATTGTTTGCGAAAATATATTGAAAATCCCAACAACCATCCATCCAATCAAAAATAATATGAATGTTAATAGCTGGTTATAGATGTTGTGCGCCTCTATCAGTGCACTTATCATCCAACACAAACCTATTAGCGCGATACCGATAATATAAAATTTACCTAAATGCCATTTACGAATGAACTGCAAACGTGCAATGAATGCACCAGCGAGAATGCCTATACCAGATGTAGACATCAGTAGGCTATAATGTAACGGATTCACCGCATAAAATGGTAAGTTCGCAAAAATACCACTGACTGAAAAGTTGATGACAATGACCCCTACTAACAAGGGGAATAATAAGTGGTCTTTCCACAGTGCCAGCCCTTTATAAAGCGAAGTGAAATGTGATTTCAAAAATGACTGCTGGTTAAACGATTTGTTTTGATTCATACGCATGAGCTGTTGACTCAAAAAGATAAACATAATTCCATTAATGAGAAATGTGGCGCTGTCGACGATATAAATCGCGAATATACCAAATGCAGTGATGATAACCCCAGCTAAAGCATTAAATAATGCATCACTTCCTTGATAAGGCATAGTAAAATACGCATTACCGTCGACTAATTCCTCTTTATTTAAAATTTTAGGTAACAAGCTCAATTGAATCGGATAAACCATTTGATTTAATAAACTCACAGCAAACATCGTAGCAAACAGCCAACCTAAATTAAGATAGCCGTAAGCATTCAAAATCGGAATGCTAATCAATAAGAGGGCTTGTACCAATTGTGACACGATTAGATACTTTTTAGGATTCAGGTGATCCATCAGAGGACTTAGCAATACTTGAATCAATGCTGTAGAAGAGGTCAAAAACAAAGCGAAACCCGTATAAAATGGAGAATGACTTAGGCTGTAGACTAAGAGCATTGTCCCGATGCCATAAACACTATCCCCAAAATTTGAAATTAAGCGCCCTAGAAATAAAAGTGTAAAGTCTCTGTTATGTAGCACATATATCCCCTCCGAAAAATTTCTCTAAAAGGATTATATATAAAATTTTCTGAAAAATAAATGCTTTCTGAAAAATAAATACTTGTCGTATGATTGTGATAATCCATAAGCGAAGGATTTTACATAACAATGCATATGGATTTTTATGATGTTCATCGGTTTGACATGAAAATAAACCGTAAAAGTTTAGCTTTTACGGTTTAAATCAGACTATTTTGCTTCCTATGTGATATGGCTTTTGACTGAGCATGCTCAAGTTAATCTATTCTATAGTGAAGTTTGCTATTCAATAATACGCTTGGTGCCGATAGTCTAGCAATGTCTAATGAAAGAGGCGTCCATTGTGCGTGATGTGACTCAATATTTTATTGTTATTGTGCGGCATTTTGACGTAATTTGCGTGCACTCTCCACAAGCACAGTTAAAGCGGCTTTCACTTCATCTTCTTTACGTGTTTTAAGTCCACAGTCTGGATTGACCCAGAATAACGAACGATCAATTTGTTGTAGGCCACGTTGAATGGCAGTTGTAATTTCTTCCTCAGTCGGGATACGCGGACTATGAATATCATAGACACCTAAGCCAATACCTAAATCATAGTCTACAGATTCAAAGTCTTTAATCAAATCACCGTGACTGCGTGATGTTTCGATTGAAATAACGTCTGCATCTAAGTCATGGATTGCGTGAATAATTTGACCGAATTGCGAATAACACATATGCGTATGAATTTGCGTTTCGTCTGTGACTGAAGAAGTTGCTAATTTAAAGCTATGGACGGCTCTTTCGAGGTAGTCTTCGTGATACGCTTTACGTAGTGGTAAGCCTTCTCTTAATGCAGGTTCATCGACTTGAATCACTTGAATACCTGCTTTTTCTAATGCTAAAACTTCTTCATTGATGGCAAGCGCGATTTGATCTTGAACAGTTGCCCGCGGGATGTCGACGCGTTCGAATGACCAGTTTAATATTGTGACTGGCCCTGTCAGCATCCCTTTGACTGGTTTGTCTGTAAGGCTTTGCGCATATACGGTTTCATCGATTGTTAACGGTGCTGTC from Staphylococcus lutrae encodes:
- a CDS encoding GNAT family N-acetyltransferase, translating into MATIKKGHNKYYVGESEKHPEALMTYVPGETQIIIDHTIVGESLRGQGVGKQLVEAAVKDAREHHFKIHATCPFAKGVLERTPEYHDVYGG
- a CDS encoding DUF5996 family protein codes for the protein MLKLADWKNEKETLHRLSQILGKHKLASAFQEPQWRHVVLDITTTGFSTGLLFYQSSTYSISINLVDHFILVETQTASEKIPLKDGITIQSYYQQIQQALFRNGIEVTINERPQEVTDTTLFSKDTHHCHYNEETSRSVLQLMAFATRALQYFIAPYRARKMNPGLFWGTFDISCLIHYNAFHEMFEPTQIIEYAAFDEHFIEFGFWFGDDRFEGPTFFILPYPFVDQSFTFEQPLIEGAYFDSQLTELIYEMKSMNSETLNALSAFFNQGFEIFKSHLSWENCEHYHVPLKMNTNQIQQKPYPH
- the ureE gene encoding urease accessory protein UreE, whose translation is MIVEEIQGNIAHLSQDEKNVHIEKVYLENSDLVKRIQRVTSDHGTEIGIRLSQPIDLQYGDILYRDEKNMIIVDVNSEDVIVIRPRTIKEMGDIAHQLGNRHLPAQFTDDNEMLVQYDYLVEDLLKDKGIPYQREDRKVNQAFKHIGHSHD
- a CDS encoding urease accessory protein UreF; translation: MINQAYLKLFQFCDSQFPTGAFSHSFGLETYIQRGDIHDGASFQTWLKVFLTEQLTYTDGLAMRLVYDAIESGEKSSIENLDQLLFVQNIPRETRNGTKQMGKRMIQLARTLYKDEWLEWYGDKAAAYELHTHPAVVFTLLGHHLGIDIEKIIDYFYYQNVSSLTQNAVRAIPLGQTEGQKIVAEMIPFITQTRENVMQLDEADFGLTAPGLEMNQLEHEDVDVRIFIS
- the ureG gene encoding urease accessory protein UreG; translation: MKPIKIGIGGPVGAGKTQLIEKLVKRLSEEKSIGVITNDIYTKEDQKILVNSGVLPEDRIIGVETGGCPHTAIREDASMNFAAIDELMERHSDIELIFIESGGDNLAATFSPELVDFSIYIIDVAQGEKIPRKGGQGMIKSDYFVINKTDLAPYVGASLERMAEDTDKFRKNRPFAFTNLKTDEGLDQVLDWIKKDVFFEGLE
- a CDS encoding urease accessory protein UreD, whose translation is MAISKWTGELDLIFKHDGSRTVNGKTYFQGGLKVIRPTYLNGSPHPTMFLINLGGGFVDGDRYRMNIHFESGAHAVLTTQGATIVFKTLEDKVEQYQSFQLDEGAFMEFVSDPIIGYSDAKYYQANRFDLSPTASMFYTDILTPGYDEDGRQFKYHYLHLKNEIYVDHRLVVFDNLKLDTQKNQVTQMGYMEGFTHMGSCYYISPGVNQKVVEAVQSVVMPYISERCRVGVTLLPTHGLTFRILAYSTDDIQRVIHAVHQFVMETYHEEEAQFLRKY
- a CDS encoding MFS transporter, which translates into the protein MLHNRDFTLLFLGRLISNFGDSVYGIGTMLLVYSLSHSPFYTGFALFLTSSTALIQVLLSPLMDHLNPKKYLIVSQLVQALLLISIPILNAYGYLNLGWLFATMFAVSLLNQMVYPIQLSLLPKILNKEELVDGNAYFTMPYQGSDALFNALAGVIITAFGIFAIYIVDSATFLINGIMFIFLSQQLMRMNQNKSFNQQSFLKSHFTSLYKGLALWKDHLLFPLLVGVIVINFSVSGIFANLPFYAVNPLHYSLLMSTSGIGILAGAFIARLQFIRKWHLGKFYIIGIALIGLCWMISALIEAHNIYNQLLTFILFLIGWMVVGIFNIFSQTIVQLKVNADQLGMAMGSMIGVSTSLAPIGALLGGTIGNILNSHFVIILFASLFIGVALFWLSQTSIRKMSHLNTIE